From Lolium perenne isolate Kyuss_39 chromosome 5, Kyuss_2.0, whole genome shotgun sequence, a single genomic window includes:
- the LOC127303052 gene encoding histidine-containing phosphotransfer protein 2 — protein sequence MAAVALKNQLNAHIASMFAAGFLDKQFQELQMLQDDGSSPGFVSEVVGLFIDDAEKITGLIAGLLDQPVVDFDKVDALVHQLKGSSASVGAQRVKLSCEQFHSYYEAKNRDGCVMALALLRNEFYDSRSKFQTMFQLEQQIEACS from the exons ATGGCCGCCGTCGCGCTCAAGAACCAGCTCAACGCACACATCGCCTCCATGTTCGCCGCG GGTTTTCTGGACAAGCAGTTCCAGGAGCTACAGATGCTTCAGGATGACGGGAGTTCGCCGGGGTTCGTCAGCGAGGTCGTCGGCCTCTTCATCGACGACGCGGAGAAGATCACCGGCCTCATCGCCGGCCTGCT GGACCAGCCTGTCGTGGACTTCGATAAGGTGGACGCCCTGGTGCACCAGCTAAAGGGGAGCAGCGCCAG TGTTGGTGCTCAGAGAGTGAAGCTGTCATGCGAGCAGTTCCATAGCTACTACGAGGCAAAAAACAGAGATGG GTGCGTCATGGCATTGGCTCTTCTCCGAAATGAGTTCTATGATTCTCGCAGCAAGTTCCAGACCATGTTTCAG CTGGAGCAGCAAATCGAGGCATGCTCCTAA
- the LOC127303051 gene encoding uncharacterized protein isoform X1, with the protein MLLCCRSGSGTVMAATASGRSLPMPWTSPHRRPAPVSARRWRCSAATGEAEAREKKTATVQSKAGDALEVCRVVNGMWQVSGASWGRAAPAAAVDAMLAYADGGLATFDMADIYGPAEDLYGMFINRVRRERPAEMLEEVKGLTKWVPPPVKMTRSYVEENINRSRKRMDVAALDMLQFHWWDYSNPGYLDALKHMTDLKEEGKIKTVALTNFDTERLQIILENGIPIVSNQVQHSIVDMRPQKKMAELCQLTGVKLITYGTVMGGLLSEKFLDTNVSIPFAGPPLNTPSLQKYKRMVDAWGGWSLFQALLQTLKKVSLKHGVPISTVAVRYILNQTSVAGSMVGVRLGLSEHIRDTNAILSLELDEEDMGSIAEASSRGRNLMDIIGDCGDEYRS; encoded by the exons ATGTTGTTGTGTTGCCGCTCTGGTTCTGGCACCGTCATGGCCGCTACGGCCTCTGGCCGTTCTTTGCCTATGCCATGGACGTCACCTCATCGGCGGCCTGCGCCGGTGAGTGCGAGGAGGTGGCgttgctcggcggcgacgggggaGGCGGAGGCCAGGGAGAAGAAGACGGCGACGGTTCAGAGCAAGGCCGGGGACGCGCTGGAGGTGTGCCGGGTGGTGAACGGGATGTGGCAGGTAAGCGGCGCGTCATGGGGCCGCGCGGCGCCGGCGGCCGCCGTGGACGCCATGCTCGCCTACGCCGACGGCGGGCTCGCTACGTTCGACATGGCCGACATAT ATGGACCGGCGGAGGATCTGTACGGCATGTTCATCAACAGGGTTCGGCGCGAGCGCCCAGCCGAGATGCTCGAAGAAGTCAAGGG GCTCACAAAGTGGGTGCCGCCACCGGTTAAGATGACGAGAAGCTATGTCGAGGAGAACATTAACAGGTCTCGGAAGAGGATGGACGTCGCTGCACTGGACATGTTGCAGTTCCACTG GTGGGactactcaaatcctggatacctAGATGCACTGAAGCACATGACAGACCTAAAAGAGGAAG GCAAGATAAAGACTGTAGCTCTGACAAACTTCGATACGGAGAGGCTGCAAATAATTCTCGAAAATGGCATACCGATTGTTAGCAACCAG GTTCAACATTCCATCGTAGATATGCGCCCGCAGAAAAAAATGGCAGAGCTTTGCCAGCTTACCGGAGTCAAGCTCATAAC GTACGGCACGGTGATGGGCGGCCTTCTGTCCGAGAAGTTCCTCGACACCAATGTGTCGATCCCTTTCGCTGGACCCCCTCTGAACACCCCATCCTTGCAGAAGTATAAGAGG ATGGTTGATGCTTGGGGCGGCTGGAGCCTGTTTCAGGCTTTGCTTCAGACCTTAAAGAAGGTGTCGCTGAAACACGGCGTCCCTATCTCGACTGTCGCTGTCAGATACATTCTGAACCAG ACATCCGTGGCGGGCTCAATGGTGGGCGTGAGGCTGGGCCTTTCGGAGCACATCCGGGACACCAACGCCATACTGTCGCTTGAGCTGGACGAGGAGGACATGGGTAGCATCGCTGAGGCGTCGAGTCGGGGCCGGAACCTGATGGACATCATCGGCGACTGCGGCGACGAGTACAGATCCTAG
- the LOC127303051 gene encoding uncharacterized protein isoform X2, which yields MSSSSAAHTFSPAPPALPVPQRVRPARCSGFVGPAVESASPGARAVTLSSSRGGADSSLPICRVLNGMWQTSGGWGRIDRADAVDAMLAYADSGLSTFDMADHYGPAEDLYGMFINRVRRERPAEMLEEVKGLTKWVPPPVKMTRSYVEENINRSRKRMDVAALDMLQFHWWDYSNPGYLDALKHMTDLKEEGKIKTVALTNFDTERLQIILENGIPIVSNQVQHSIVDMRPQKKMAELCQLTGVKLITYGTVMGGLLSEKFLDTNVSIPFAGPPLNTPSLQKYKRMVDAWGGWSLFQALLQTLKKVSLKHGVPISTVAVRYILNQTSVAGSMVGVRLGLSEHIRDTNAILSLELDEEDMGSIAEASSRGRNLMDIIGDCGDEYRS from the exons ATGTCGTCGTCCTCTGCAGCTCACACCTTCTCCCCGGCGCCGCCGGCCCTCCCCGTCCCGCAGCGCGTGCGCCCGGCGAGGTGCTCGGGATTCGTGGGGCCGGCGGTGGAGTCGGCCAGCCCCGGGGCGAGGGCCGTGACCCTCAGCAGCAGCCGCGGCGGGGCCGACTCGTCCCTGCCCATATGCCGGGTGCTCAACGGGATGTGGCAGACCAGCGGCGGCTGGGGCCGCATCGACCGCGCCGACGCCGTCGACGCCATGCTCGCCTACGCCGACAGCGGGCTGTCCACCTTCGACATGGCCGACCACT ATGGACCGGCGGAGGATCTGTACGGCATGTTCATCAACAGGGTTCGGCGCGAGCGCCCAGCCGAGATGCTCGAAGAAGTCAAGGG GCTCACAAAGTGGGTGCCGCCACCGGTTAAGATGACGAGAAGCTATGTCGAGGAGAACATTAACAGGTCTCGGAAGAGGATGGACGTCGCTGCACTGGACATGTTGCAGTTCCACTG GTGGGactactcaaatcctggatacctAGATGCACTGAAGCACATGACAGACCTAAAAGAGGAAG GCAAGATAAAGACTGTAGCTCTGACAAACTTCGATACGGAGAGGCTGCAAATAATTCTCGAAAATGGCATACCGATTGTTAGCAACCAG GTTCAACATTCCATCGTAGATATGCGCCCGCAGAAAAAAATGGCAGAGCTTTGCCAGCTTACCGGAGTCAAGCTCATAAC GTACGGCACGGTGATGGGCGGCCTTCTGTCCGAGAAGTTCCTCGACACCAATGTGTCGATCCCTTTCGCTGGACCCCCTCTGAACACCCCATCCTTGCAGAAGTATAAGAGG ATGGTTGATGCTTGGGGCGGCTGGAGCCTGTTTCAGGCTTTGCTTCAGACCTTAAAGAAGGTGTCGCTGAAACACGGCGTCCCTATCTCGACTGTCGCTGTCAGATACATTCTGAACCAG ACATCCGTGGCGGGCTCAATGGTGGGCGTGAGGCTGGGCCTTTCGGAGCACATCCGGGACACCAACGCCATACTGTCGCTTGAGCTGGACGAGGAGGACATGGGTAGCATCGCTGAGGCGTCGAGTCGGGGCCGGAACCTGATGGACATCATCGGCGACTGCGGCGACGAGTACAGATCCTAG
- the LOC127303050 gene encoding monodehydroascorbate reductase 3, cytosolic, whose translation MATEKHFKYVVLGGGVSGGYAAREFVKQGAQPGELAIISKEAVAPYERPALSKAYLFPQNPARLPGFHVCVGSGGERLLPEWYSQKGIELILNTEIVKADLASKTLTSAAGATFTYEILLIATGSSVIKLSDFGTQGADSNNILYLREVDDADKLYAAIQAKKGGKAVVVGGGYIGLELSAVLKMNNLDVTMVFPEPWCMPRLFTAEIAAFYESYYTNKGVKIVKGTVAVGFDADANGDVTAVKLKDGSVLEADIVVVGVGGRPLTTLFKGQVAEDKGGIKTDASFETSIPGVYAVGDVATFPMKIYNDVRRVEHVDHSRKSAEQAVKAIKGKEAGEAVPEYDYLPYFYSRSFDLSWQFYGDNVGEAVLFGDSDPSSTKPKFGSYWIKDGKVVGAFLEGGSADENGAIAKVAKAQPPVSSLEELKKDGLLFASKI comes from the exons ATGGCGACGGAGAAGCACTTCAAGTACGTCGTCCTCGGCGGCGGGGTCTCGGGG GGGTACGCGGCGCGGGAGTTCGTCAAGCAGGGCGCGCAGCCAGGGGAGCTCGCCATCATCTCAAAGGAGGCC GTGGCTCCTTACGAGCGCCCTGCCCTCAGCAAGGCGTACCTTTTCCCTCAGA ATCCTGCAAGATTACCAGGATTTCATGTGTGTGTGGGAAGTGGAGGCGAGAGGCTCTTGCCTGAATGGTACTCACAGAAAG GTATTGAGCTGATCCTCAACACTGAAATTGTCAAGGCTGATCTTGCCTCCAAGACTCTGACTAGTGCAGCTGGAGCGACATTTACATATGAGATCTTGCTAATAGCTACTGGCTCCTCA GTCATCAAGCTCTCTGATTTCGGCACTCAAGGAGCTGATTCGAACAACATTCTGTATCTGAGGGAAGTTGACGACGCGGACAAGCTGTATGCAGCTATCCAAGCAAAGAAGGGTGGGAAGGCAGTGGTTGTTGGAGGAGGTTACATTGGCCTTGAACTAAGCGCAGTATTGAAGATGAACAATCTGGATGTCACTATGGTGTTCCCTGAACCTTGGTGCA TGCCTCGTCTCTTCACCGCCGAGATTGCAGCTTTCTATGAGAGTTACTACACTAACAAAGGAGTCAAGATCGTCAAGGGTACAGTTGCTGTTGGTTTTGATGCTGACGCCAATGGTGAT GTTACTGCCGTTAAGCTAAaggatggcagtgtgcttgaagctgatattgttgttgttggtgttgggggTAGACCATTGACTACTCTCTTCAAAGGCCAAGTTGCTGAGGACAAAGGTGGAATCAAG ACTGATGCTTCTTTTGAAACAAGTATCCCTGGAGTGTACGCTGTTGGTGATGTGGCCACTTTCCCCATGAAGATTTACAATGATGTCAGGAGAGTGGAGCATGTTGACCATTCTAGGAAGTCCGCAGAGCAGGCTGTGAAG GCGATCAAGGGGAAGGAGGCGGGTGAGGCCGTTCCGGAATACGACTACCTGCCCTACTTCTACTCGCGGTCGTTCGACCTGTCGTGGCAGTTCTACGGCGACAATGTGGGCGAGGCTGTCCTGTTCGGCGACAGCGACCCTAGCTCCACCAAGCCCAAGTTCGGGTCATACTGGATCAAGGATGGCAAGGTTGTGGGCGCGTTCCTGGAGGGCGGGTCGGCCGACGAGAACGGCGCCATCGCCAAGGTCGCGAAGGCCCAGCCGCCGGTGTCCAGcctcgaggagctcaagaaggatGGCCTCCTGTTTGCCAGCAAGATCTGA
- the LOC127303049 gene encoding uncharacterized protein, which yields MTMRDFSCFRDAAVTTLPSSVAAGDAQHLDRSLQSATACVYRATLSSGKELLVTVTWTRSLAVPGDAATGFSVAVEDAVPLAPPKLLPPSSAAKTAPTTPRRSTPLQAYKMQLQTKRRGARSFATEGGTAVAVHWDTSDARYPSPSSPEPSGGYHLAVVADAELALLLGTELPRRFAAASTPCRPALLSRREQLRAPPTPTSAAVAHSTRCRFRDGGEEHEVTVCCRGDRRATASDESEVAVSVDGRTLVEARRVEWNFRGNRTAVLADGAVVEVMWDVHDWWFPTGAGAAQFMVKARGGDGGGLGVWMDEEMASKGHPPAGFFLHMQCYRR from the coding sequence ATGACCATGCGGGACTTCTCCTGCTTCCGCGACGCCGCCGTCACCACCCTCCCCTCCTCGGTGGCCGCCGGCGACGCGCAGCACCTCGACCGCTCGCTCCAGTCCGCCACCGCCTGCGTCTACCGGGCCACCCTGTCCTCGGGCAAGGAGCTGCTCGTCACTGTCACCTGGACACGCTCCCTTGCCGTCCCCGGCGACGCAGCCACCGGGTTCTCCGTCGCCGTCGAGGACGCCGTCCCCCTCGCGCCCCCGAAGCTCCTCCCTCCCTCGTCCGCGGCGAAGACGGCGCCCACCACGCCGCGCCGGTCCACGCCGTTGCAGGCGTACAAGATGCAGCTGCAGACCAAGAGGCGCGGGGCCCGATCCTTCGCCACGGAGGGCGGCACCGCAGTGGCCGTCCACTGGGACACCTCCGACGCCAGGTACCCTTCGCCGTCCTCCCCCGAGCCCTCCGGTGGCTACCACCTCGCCGTGGTCGCCGACGCGGAGCTCGCGCTGCTCCTCGGCACCGAGCTGCCCCGCCGCTTCGCCGCCGCCTCGACGCCCTGCCGCCCGGCCCTGCTAAGCCGGCGCGAGCAGCTCCGCGCGCCGCCCACCCCCACGTCCGCGGCGGTGGCGCACAGCACGCGGTGCCGGTTCCGGGACGGCGGCGAGGAGCACGAGGTGACCGTGTGCTGCCGCGGCGACCGGCGCGCAACCGCGAGCGACGAGAGCGAGGTGGCGGTGAGCGTGGACGGACGCACGCTGGTGGAGGCGCGGCGGGTGGAGTGGAACTTCCGCGGGAACCGCACCGCCGTGctcgccgacggcgccgtggtggAGGTCATGTGGGACGTGCACGACTGGTGGTTCCCTACCGGCGCCGGCGCGGCGCAGTTCATGGTCAAGgcgcgcggcggcgacggcggcggcctgGGGGTGTGGATGGACGAGGAGATGGCCAGCAAGGGCCACCCGCCCGCCGGGTTCTTCCTGCACATGCAGTGCTACCGCCGGTGA